DNA sequence from the Bdellovibrionota bacterium genome:
GCCGATTCGTCGACCTTCTCGTTCCAAATGCGCCCGGAGGATTCCATATTGCTCGGCAGCTGCGTCATCAAAGGGGAGGGAGGAAAACGGAGCGAAAAAGGCACGGAGGCGGCGCAAGTTCTCCTCGACTTTGGCGCTGTGACGGGCTCCAAAGATGAGTTCAGCTTTCACAACGCTGCACAGTGAAACCTCTTCAGGGGATAGAGCCAAAAGTCGGTCGCGAACCTTTCGGTCCGTACCATTCAAATACGCAATACAAATGTTGGTATCGAGAAGGCAGGTCACAAGTCGGATACACGTTCCGGTGGTGGGTCGTTCGGTACGGTGAGTTTCCCCGTCCAACTTCCGTAGAGATTCGAAAAACCTTTTGGCCAGCGATTCGGTCGAAAAGCCCACCGCGCCAGGTCAGCAATATACTTGGACAAACTCTTACGTTGTTGTTTGGCCTCGGTTTTCAACCGCTGGGCCAAAGGATCCGGGAGATAAATCGTGATTTGGGCCACATATATATACTATATGTGGATATAAGTTCGTCAAGTGGCGTCGCCGACCGTTCTTGACGGGGAGGCGGTGCGGCGAATAGGGTTCCGCCCGTTACTATGTTTACCGACGATATTATCCGCCGCGCGTTGGAAGAGGACATCGGATCCGGAGATGTCACGACCGATTCGGTGGTTTCCGCCGAACTTCGGGGGCACGGCCGAATTATGGCCAAAGAAACGCTGGTTGTGGCCGGATTGGGCGTGGCCGGAGGCGTCTTTCTGACGGCCGATCCCCATAGCCGATTCAAACAAACGGTTTCGGATGGAGACCTCGTTCAGTCGGGGACCGTGATTCTCGAAGTGGACGGGACCTACCGATCCCTTCTGAAAGCGGAGCGAGTGGCTCTCAATTTTCTTCAACGCTTGTGCGGGATCGCCACGTTGACACGTACTTACGTTGAATCGACGAAAGGGACGAAAACGAAGATTCTCGATACGCGCAAGACGGTGCCGCTACTCCGCCATCTCGATAAGTATGCGGTCCGAATGGGGGGCGGAGTGAATCATCGACTCGGCCTGTATGATGCGATTCTCGTCAAAGACAATCACATTGCCGCCTGCAAAGGTTCGGTGGCGGAAGCGACGGCCAAAGCAAAAACGCGCTTTCCCGGCAAGCCGGTCACTGTTGAAATCGCGAAATCCGATGATGTGGAGCCCGCGATCGAAGCCGGAGCCACCCGCTTACTTTTGGATAATATGTCGGATG
Encoded proteins:
- a CDS encoding type II toxin-antitoxin system VapC family toxin; this encodes MTCLLDTNICIAYLNGTDRKVRDRLLALSPEEVSLCSVVKAELIFGARHSAKVEENLRRLRAFFAPFSSLPFDDAAAEQYGILRAHLEREGRRIGANDMMIAAIAMASENVLITRDQADFFRVPGLRLEEW
- the nadC gene encoding carboxylating nicotinate-nucleotide diphosphorylase, which codes for MFTDDIIRRALEEDIGSGDVTTDSVVSAELRGHGRIMAKETLVVAGLGVAGGVFLTADPHSRFKQTVSDGDLVQSGTVILEVDGTYRSLLKAERVALNFLQRLCGIATLTRTYVESTKGTKTKILDTRKTVPLLRHLDKYAVRMGGGVNHRLGLYDAILVKDNHIAACKGSVAEATAKAKTRFPGKPVTVEIAKSDDVEPAIEAGATRLLLDNMSDADVDKCVKMIRGRTEIEVSGGVTLERVAKLSKLGVDYISVGALTHSPRAVDISFEIEPA